TAATATGGTCGTGAATAGAGCCTGTAATTTGAGCTTCTTGGATGTGTGATCGGTGCTTTGACTCAATGGGTTAATCCTTCATCCAAGGGTGAAAATAATTTTGGTGCCGTGTTGGTCTTAGTCAACCCTGACAATTTTGCACGAAAACAGCCTGGAGAGATAGATTTGCAAATGCTTACACAATAACTCACGCAGACAATGATGACTAACACGAATGACTAGAGAAAATACACAGGTAAGCCCTACTTTAGACGGGGTGGAATCCCTTCCTCATGACATTCTCTAGCTTTTTTAAATAACTCACAATAGAGATATGGCAATTGTTGAGACAGTTGAGAGAGAGGGGTTGTGGGGCTTTGACCTCAGTTAGAAGTCCTAACGCCTGCACCCTGTCTTAGACAACTCTTCAATGGCTGTAGATCAATAGGGAGAGAGATTTTGTCTATCGCGATACCAACCTCTACAACGATCGCCCCTCTACAAGATTCACCCCAGTCTGATACACACAAAACCCGGTTGTGGATGCCAGAGCAAGTCTTAGTGACTCCAGCCGCATTAGCCGAGCCGTGGGGACAGCAGATTTTAGAGCGAGTGCGATCGCTCAATTTGCCCATTCAAGAATTGCCCCGCAACCGATTGACGGGGTTACGCGGAGAGAGCGATCGCGAGACTTACGATATTTCTAAACGTACACTGGCGATCGTCACATCGGCTCCCAGCAGCCTCAAGCTTAGCCCCATTCCGCCATCGGCAGACTGGCAGTTCCACATTGCGGAGGGCTGCCCTGCCCATTGCCAGTATTGCTATCTGGCTGGGAGTTTGCAGGGTCCACCCGTGATCCGGGTCTTTGCTAACTTGCCGCAAATTCTTGAGAATTTAGCGAACTATGAGCAGGCAGGAAAGCCGACCTCCTATGAGGTGAGTTGTTACACTGACCCATTAGGAATTGAGCACTTGACGGGTAGCCTAGCCGAATGCATTCGCTACTTTGGCACTCGCGAGGATGGCTATCTACGATGGGTGTCTAAGTTTGACAATGTGGAGCCGCTGTTGGGCTTGCCTCACCAGGGTCATACCCGTTGTCGCATGAGTGTGAATGCTGCCCCCGTATCACGCCGCTTTGAAGGTGGCACTGCATCGGTTTCAGCCCGTCTGCAAGCCTTGCGTCGATTGGCGTTGCCTGTTGAGTGTGGTGGTGGTGACTATCCGGTGGGTCTGGTGATTGCTCCGATCATGCCGATGGAAGATTGGGAGGAGCACTACACCACCCTGCTAGATGACATCAGTGCGGCTCTAGATTTTGATTGTGACTTGACCGTTGAGTTGATTTCTCATCGCTTTACCCCTGGCTCTAAGGAGGTATTGAATACCTGGTATCCCAATAGCAAGCTAGATATGGACGAGTCCACTCGCAGTGTCAAGCGCAATAAGTTTGGGGGCACCAAGTATGTCTATGACGCAGACACGATGAAGCAATTGCGGCGTTTCTTTGAGCAAGAGATTGCTAGACGCTTTCCCACTGCTCAGATTTTGTATTGGACTTAGATCGCAAAAAGTCGGAGGCTTGTCAAACCTCCGACTCCTATCATGATTTCTCAAGAGCAAGGGGTTTAATCCCCTTGTCTACAAGTCGCTTTAGTAGCGGTTAGTTGTGGTGCGATCGCGCACTGTATCGTCGTGCTCAACCCGATTGTTAGACTTGCGGCTTAAACCAGCTAATCCAGCCAAGCCCAACAGACCT
Above is a window of Oscillatoria sp. FACHB-1407 DNA encoding:
- a CDS encoding spore photoproduct lyase family protein, with the protein product MSIAIPTSTTIAPLQDSPQSDTHKTRLWMPEQVLVTPAALAEPWGQQILERVRSLNLPIQELPRNRLTGLRGESDRETYDISKRTLAIVTSAPSSLKLSPIPPSADWQFHIAEGCPAHCQYCYLAGSLQGPPVIRVFANLPQILENLANYEQAGKPTSYEVSCYTDPLGIEHLTGSLAECIRYFGTREDGYLRWVSKFDNVEPLLGLPHQGHTRCRMSVNAAPVSRRFEGGTASVSARLQALRRLALPVECGGGDYPVGLVIAPIMPMEDWEEHYTTLLDDISAALDFDCDLTVELISHRFTPGSKEVLNTWYPNSKLDMDESTRSVKRNKFGGTKYVYDADTMKQLRRFFEQEIARRFPTAQILYWT